Proteins encoded within one genomic window of Eurosta solidaginis isolate ZX-2024a chromosome 1, ASM4086904v1, whole genome shotgun sequence:
- the LOC137253070 gene encoding zinc finger protein 287-like, with amino-acid sequence MKTNLTEKWIVCRVCLQQPEEVMTPIFDKDDDKDMTQMILECGGVPIQRFDHYPNKICGKCLKYLRVAHTFRVTCQHSHKHLSKFIAPAVVESAVVEESNDIVPVEVDEEEINLKVEPDDSDSTQEYDDTEEVLDIYVPIDDDIEEFKEFDNIDRPGSEVSDDVEYLEEVNDEFQYSDDGDYIQIKGKSEHKSRRGRPPKKTNTSKSAASVSQCNKMQKSPSKRGPKPKKKPTSYICYICPNIYPSQRLLTEHLKQHKSIRPRYCEICGHRFAYTQQLTVHMNTHTGNRPYKCTYCPAAFADMSTRNKHHLIHTGERPHVCDICGKAFRQAYKLRNHKKIHARKGEIAVVTEKKAEPVELIQVEIYQGDDNATVKRFHVAENATTHVFQEQDESESQDFQEQDEHNVDGQVIELLTELL; translated from the exons ATGAAGACTAATTTAACAGAAAAGTGGATTGTATGCCGGGTTTGCTTGCAACAACCTGAGGAAGTAATGACCCCAATTTTCGATAAGGATGACGACAAAGATATGACGCAAATGATATTGGAGTGTGGAGGTGTTCCA ATACAACGGTTCGACCATTATCCCAATAAAATATGTGGTAAATGCCTAAAATATTTACGAGTAGCGCATACATTTCGTGTTACATGCCAGCACTCACACAAACATCTCAGTAAATTTATTGCGCCAGCTGTGGTTGAATCAGCTGTAGTTGAGGAAAGTAACGACATTGTACCTGTTGAGGTTGACGAGGAAGAGATAAATTTAAAAGTAGAACCTGACGATTCCGACAGCACGCAAGAGTACGATGATACAGAAGAAGTATTGGACATTTATGTGCCAATAGATGATGATATAGAAGAATTTAAGGAATTCGATAATATCGAT CGTCCTGGCTCAGAAGTGTCGGATGACGTTGAATACCTTGAAGAAGTCAATGATGAATTTCAATATTCCGATGATGGAGACTATATTCAAATCAAAGGAAAAAGCGAACATAAGTCCCGTAGGGGAAGACCTCCAAAGAAGACAAATACATCTAAATCGGCAGCATCAGTTAGTcaatgcaacaaaatgcaaaagtcGCCTTCAAAACGTGGTCCTAAGCCAAAAAAAAAGCCAACATCGTATATTTGCTATATATGCCCTAATATCTATCCATCACAGCGACTTCTCACCGAACACCTCAAACAGCATAAAAGCATAAGGCCACGCTACTGCGA AATATGCGGTCATCGTTTCGCTTATACGCAGCAATTGACCGTTCACATGAATACACATACCGGAAATCGTCCCTACAAATGTACGTATTGTCCTGCAGCATTTGCTGATATGTCCACACGCAATAAACATCATCT TATTCATACTGGAGAAAGGCCGCATGT TTGCGATATTTGCGGTAAAGCTTTTCGACAGGCATACAAATTGCGCAATCATAAAAAGATACACGCACGCAAGGGTGAGATAGCAGTTGTTACAGAAAAAAAAGCAGAACCTGTTGAGCTAATACAGGTGGAAATATATCAAGGAGATGATAATGCGACAGTAAAACGTTTTCATGTTGCTGAAAATGCAACAACACATGTTTTTCAAGAGCAAGATGAATCCGAGTCTCAAGATTTTCAAGAACAAGATGAGCATAACGTAGATGGGCAAGTTATAGAACTTTTAACTGAATTGCTGTAA